From Rhodamnia argentea isolate NSW1041297 chromosome 10, ASM2092103v1, whole genome shotgun sequence, a single genomic window includes:
- the LOC115734113 gene encoding heat stress transcription factor B-3 → MIMEASGDYITEKKGLLLEYVRKSTPPPFLLKTYMLVEDPATDDVISWNAEGTAFVVWQPAEFARDLLPTLFKHSNFSSFVRQLNTYGFRKVATSRWEFSNDMFRKGERELLCEIRRRKAWANKQQNPSSNPSARAHQDANNNNNQSSDEDQRSSSTSSSSEYGNLVHENKRLKKENGALSSELTSMKHKCKELLELVAKYGLHEDREGGGEEEEEEENNGGEGLKLFGVRLEVKGDERGERKRKGAGFRESASILLSQSCK, encoded by the exons ATGATCATGGAGGCGAGCGGCGATTATATCACCGAGAAGAAGGGCCTGCTGCTGGAGTACGTGAGGAAGTCGACCCCCCCGCCGTTCCTGCTGAAGACGTACATGCTCGTGGAGGACCCGGCGACTGACGACGTCATATCGTGGAACGCCGAGGGCACCGCCTTTGTCGTGTGGCAGCCGGCGGAGTTCGCCAGAGATCTCCTCCCCACGCTCTTCAAGCACAGCAACTTCTCCAGCTTCGTGAGGCAGCTCAACACTTAT GGCTTCCGGAAAGTAGCGACGAGCCGATGGGAGTTCTCCAACGACATGTTCcgaaagggggagagagagcttCTCTGCGAGATCCGGCGCCGGAAAGCCTGGGCGAACAAGCAGCAAAACCCGAGCTCGAACCCTTCAGCGCGAGCTCATCAGGAcgccaacaacaacaacaaccaatCCTCCGACGAAGACCAGAGGTCGTCGTCGACCTCCTCCTCGTCCGAGTACGGCAACCTCGTCCACGAGAACAAGCGACTCAAGAAGGAGAACGGGGCCCTGAGCTCCGAGCTCACCAGCATGAAGCACAAGTGCAAGGAGCTTCTCGAGCTCGTTGCAAAGTACGGGCTGCACGAGGACAGGGAGGGCGGCggcgaagaggaggaagaggaggaaaacaACGGCGGCGAAGGGCTGAAGTTGTTTGGGGTGAGATTGGAGGTTAAAGGTGatgagagaggggagaggaagaggaaaggtGCAGGTTTTAGAGAGAGCGCAAGTATTTTGCTTTCTCAGTCATGCAAGTGA